tcacaagcTTCAtacagtgtggtgtccagaactgcacacagtactccagatgtggcctaactaacactttatacagctccatcataacctccctgctcttgtattcagttCCTTGTTGAATaagggcaagtatcccatatgccttcttaaccaccttatcaactgtTCTCCTCTCAAGGAataatggacatgcacaccaaggtcccactGTACTTCCAAGGGTCCAACCACTCtcgtgtactcccttgccttgttagtcctctcaaaatgcatcacctcacgctttaATGTCCTACCTTACTAGCTTGTCatcttaaatgtcagccatctcctggaGAAATCACCCCTTTAATTGTTAACACTAGGAAAGAGATCAACCTTTCAAACAGACAAATAAATGTCAAATTGAGGGAACAAAGAATGGCAATGATTTTAAGAGAAAGAGACGTgagccaacctttccagagtctgcaccctccctagATTCACTTCCTCTCCCTTCAATTCCCACAAGTCCATAATTTAACcccagaattaaaaaaaacaaatcgaAGTAAAAACATTGATTTCCTCACAGATGTTGCCCAGAGGAGGAAGTTTTGGTTTGAAGCTGATTGTCCACCTTTCGCATTGTGACGTCCACAATGGAAAATTCACCGAATCAGCCAATAGGAATCACCCTTTTCCGCGGTGACGTCCTCGGGTTCCAGTCTGCAAGCCAGGCGCGCGGACAAGTGAGCCCCGCCCCCACACGTTTTTCCCCTTCCACCTGCACCTCCTCGAGACAACGTTTCCAGTTAACCGGCTGACGGCTCCGGCCAGCGGGAGAAGTCGCTCGGCCAATTCGCCCCCCCTCTCCCCAGTCTACGGCGGTTGGCTGGTCCAAAAATAGAGAGCGACCGTTGGCAGCAACTGCACTGCGCCTGCTCCGGACAGCAGCGCTTTCTGCGCCTGCGCTGCCagctgagggagtgggggaggggagtttacAATATGTCTTCCCCTCATTTTCTTCCAAGTTCTGTAGTTTGATTTTAAACAGCACAACATTTGTTTTTGCTTCACACACTCTGAAAATAGAGGCCGAGttttctcaatttctcctcataggaaaatcccaccccgcaggcattagtctggtgaaccttcgctgaacTCCCCCTGTGACAAGTATATTctcccttaggtaaggagaccaaaactactaAACACTCCAgctaatggagggagtgtgtgtgggggcagctACTTACAGCGCTTGGGTGGTAAGAAAGGAAATAAAGTTCCAGAGAAATTAAGAACAGGCAATTCTggtttctatcctggactgagaGTACTGACTTTTATAAACTCCTTTGAGACGATATTAGAAGAGAAGGATTTAGAGACAAAAATCGAACCAAACTTCAAGTGGGAATGGATTCAGATCCCCATCTCAGCTGGAAATTCATCAACGCAgccacactggagagagaccatttacctgctgtgagtgtgggaaggggttcactCATTCATCTCACCTGCTCAGACATCCGCGAATTCACACCAGGaggaggccgttcacctgctctgagtgtgggaagagattcagtcGGTCAACCTACCTTCGGAAGcgccagcgagttcacaagtgataATGGGGTtcgattctgctgttattgctgccgTCAATCATATCccggactgaaccatgttcattctgacgaTTGTTGAAGTGGGAGGGccggagggtttctttctgctggactggccaGTCTCATGATTTTGCTTCCAGTTGGCTGATGCTGCTTTAGCTTGGGAGTGCAAGTTTCCACCGAAATGATCCACAAAAGCTGATGTAGAATGTTTATTTTATCCTGGATAGTAAATAGTGTTTTTTCTTCCACTACAGATAGGTcccaaataaatacatttgtctctgttccattgggtctacagcacagggcttggccagcagttattgcccaaccctaattgcccttgttcagaggacatttaaaagtcaaccacattgttgtgggtctggagtcacacgtagggcaggtaaggacagcagatttccttccgtaaaggatattagtgaaccagatgttgtcatcatcagactttttaattccagatttttgtttaattcagttttcaccatctgccatgttgggattcaaacccaggtccccaggttATTACCCTCGGTGTCTGGAATACcaatccagtgataataccactatgccaccacctccccatttaTGGTCTGCTCGAGCCTCCACCCACCCTTATCTAAACCTGCAATAATCTTGTTCATCTCTATCAaaactcccctcagcctcctttacTCCAAGAAGAACAATACCAGCTTCTGTAACTTAAACTTGTAaaaatccttcatccctggaactattctggtaaatctcttctacaccctttcaaggaccctcacatcctctTAAAGTGTCGTGACCAGAACCGAACTCAGGACTCTCGTAGTGGTctcaccagagctttataaactaTTGGCCCAACTTCCCTCCTTTTGTTCTCAATACCTCTGTTTCTGAAGCTCAAGATCCCATTTACTCAAAACAGGAATATTTTTATTTGAACATTAAAGCATTTGAACAACAATCTTGAAATGGCTAAGGACGATTTTGACCAATGAAGGAACGAGTTGTTGCCACAAAAAGAAGCCTTTCTGAACTTCTTGTCTCAAAATGAGAATCCAAAATGTTTGAGTCTGGGAAATGAACTGAAAAATGAAGTTCCACCTCTAACTGATCAAGAAGAAGACACTTTCAATGTCGAATTGATTGCAATATTCCTTTTGGATTTAAACAATGGAGAAACTACAGACATGGAAGAAAATAAAGCTCAAAAGGTGAACTCTGAACATACGGATTTTCAAACTGAAATTGAAAATACACATATGAACAGCAATGCAGAAGGAACTTTGGACTATAATTATTGTAAGAAGAAAACTTTCAGAAAACACTGCAAACTGTAATATTTCACATCTTCGGTGGAATGTGATTCCTGGACATGGAATTTAGCAGTGTGCTGTTATCAAGATAGACTTGTGAATTTGAAGTGGACATTGGAGGGATTATCATGTGTATTGCATGTTATAAGATAGTTAAACAGAAGCATAGGACTCAGgaacaggtatttttatttttgttttggatttccagcatcagcatgttttttgcttttataacaggagtcagccacttggcccctcgagcctgctccgccattcgataagatcatggctgttgtTAAGATGTACAGCAGGTTGTAAGTTGTAATATTCTAAATGGGATATTACAAGGGTGAGACATTTTTATTTCTTCCTGGGGAAGGTGTTGTGAATATCTTGTTTCATAATTCACGTTTTAGAAATATAACATTCAGTTTGGGAATTGGATATTTTTTAAATGTACAATGAATGGAAAACCTGGGCTGAGAATCTGACAAAAACACCCTAAGGGAATTCGCAATCACAAGGTGTGGCCCATGTTGATTTAAGAAGCCAAAGCTCTCGAAGGGTAAGAACtgtaaaacagcaggtgggctgtTTTAGCTGGAGACCTGGAGACATTGGGTCTGACAATTATTGTCCTGTTTTTGTTAGAGAGGTAAATTCTTCATGCAGATCTCAGGGAAAAAAGGTTTGGTTTTGAAGCTAAAAGTTAATAAATTTAAATATCAGTTGGACATGCCAACTGATCTCTGTTAACATAGGGATAAGTGATTCAGGGTGGAGCCTTGGTTGGAATTCTGGGTGTTTCTCACAGAAAGCAGGCAGTCTGCAGTTCGCTTGGAAGCAGTCAGCTGTGGGCCCAGAGCTGTGAACCAGCTGTGGGACTAGAAGCCTCTTGGGCCATTAGGAACTAGGAGTGATCCTAATGTTTCAATCCCTCAACAAGAAGGCAGTGAAGCCCACGCTTGGACTGAGGAGTCCACAGTTTTTAAGTATTAAAGGAAAGTTGGAGGGTTGTTTAGctaaaagctaatggaaggaccaTCATAAAACCTTGGAACTTGGAGAACAGCTGGAATACTGAGGAGAATTGAAAGTGAATTCTGGGGAGTTTTGACAAACCTTTGGGATGGTCCCAGCAACAGAAGTGAATTAACTTTCAAAATATCGTTAAGTATAAGAGAACTCCTGGAAGTTAAAAAGTAGAATTGGGTTAATAGTATAAGTCTTTATAAACTATAGTGTTAAGTTCATtgtgctgctttttaattttcttttctcttATATACacagtaaagtttgtttttgtttaaaaacatggaatcttgtggcgtaattctttcagttaatcactggtgtttgaatttctctttaaaagttAATAGTCACAATTGGGATCCTAACAATAGCCACAAACAatattttgaaaaagaaaaaatatgATTATCCTTAATTTGTACAAAGCATTACATTATGAGACACCCCTCAACTAGGGTTCCTAATAAGTTCTGAGTTCAAGCACTTATTTTCGTGAAACAATTGATGACTAAACTTGGAACTAACTGTAGTCCCTTCTAAAGCAGGAGGGTTATTGCCCAGCACTGAGCCTAATTTGGGATTTCTCCCATAGACCAATTGATAGGGACTGTACCCTCCAACCATCTGAAGTGAATTCTTTACATGAACCATCCACGTCAGTGCAGTTGTCAGCTTGCAGTTTGGCTGATCAGCTAAGATTTTATGCAGCATTTCATCGATCACGGCATGATTCCTTTCACAGAACCCATTGCTGAGAGGAGTTTCAGCTGTGATGTTCATGACCACAATGTTCATGTTTTCACACACGTCTCTAAACTCATTTGTAAATTCCCCTCCATTATCAGTCAGAAACTTAGCTGGTGCCCCAAGTCCAGcccctatccatttctccatgatTTGGTCTATAATCACCTTTTTGTCCTTGCCATGTATTATTGGAGAAAGACTAAAGTGGTTACCTTGTCTATAAAGTGTAGAACGAAAATATTTCTGTCTTTGTCCCATACCTTTAGATCCATGGCAACTACCTCGTTGAAGTCACGTACCAAGGGAAGGTTTACAAAAGGATGTGACGGTGTCCTCTGATACTTTTTTTTACACATTTCACACCTTGCATTAATCTCTTCTATGAGCCTCGTATACAACCTGCAAGAGTTTTAATCTTTGACAAGGGTGAGCAAACTGTCTTTGTAGCTTTAAAGACAATTTGCTTTTCTTCTCGCTGATTCTTATCACTTGATTCCATTAATCCTTCTCAAACAGTCTGATTCGAAACAGCAGGTATTGTTAAAGGGATACGATAATGTCCTGATTGAGTAAACTGCAGACTCACTGACTTTCCAAAAACAGTTGTCTTATCTTGATTCATGTCCGGTTGCAATTATGCCTTTTATCTAAGGTTTACACAATAGTGAGGGGATCTCACGAAAGACTACATCAGTCCTCATAAAGTGGCAGAATCCGGATATTTTGCATGGAATCACCACTCTTTTTAGTGACTTCAATGTGTGACTTCACCCAAACCTAAACAAGTTGAACCCTCCTTAACCTTGTGTCCATCTTCACCATGAGGAGAACTGGGTAATATCTTTACCAATCTGATCAACATACTGTTGAGGTGCAGCCACTATCTAACACAGCAGAGTTGAAAGCGTCTGTGAACAATATACCCATCAATGGACCAAAACTCATTGTGACGAGTACAATTCCTTCAGAGTGATAATTGTCATGATCTTCAGCTTCAGAATTCTCTGTGTCATGAGTCACTTTGAAGACCCTGATTTTCCACTTTGGGCAGATTGGCTCATAATCCTATTTTGAGTTAGTCCTGAAACACTTGTTAATTGTTCCCATTCACCTATTAGTGCTATTCCAATCCAGATCTGCTGAAGGTGCTTTCACCCTCATTCAAAACCTGTCAAAATCCGATTATGCTCACAGGCTTTCTTGTAAATTTCATCAATGAACCCGAATAGAAGATCAAAACATTCATCGATATCCAACTGACAGGCATCCAGCTCACAAAATACTTCTGTTCTGATTTTACTTTTGTTAGGAATTGACAGTGTCAAGGCCAGACTTTGTTCCCTCCTTGGTTGGGACATAACCCATGTCCAcatatccacttcattcttccactggtcGTATGGCTCAGACTCCAAGAACAGAGACTGGGTATCAGACCCTGACaattgctttcagccatttctcacAAAAATTACTAGGATTGTAAGCTTTTGTCCAAAATTTTATTTCCGTTTAGTTTCCATCCTTCGCCATTAGGCAAGCAATCTGTTACCATGATAGCCTTATGGTGAAGAAAGAAACTGGAGCCAGTCTTTACATGGTATAGACTTATTCACAGAGTGAAATTTTAGTTAGacaactcctgactccactccATGCCAGTAAGTTTCTTTTTATCTGTCCTCAAGTAACCATCCAATCAATTCCCTTCACCTATGTTTTTGTAACCACAGCTgatacaattaatacccacagTCAGAGCATCGAAAGGGTCTGTAATCAGTGTGACTGCaatggtgtctcagcaggttggatgactccGTGAATCCTTtcgcacactcagagcaggtgaacggtctctctcctctgtgtgaagTCGGCGGTGCTTCCGCAGGCTGGATGTATCAGCAAATTCCTTCTCACACTCCGAACAGGTgaaaggcctctccccagtgtgaactcgctggtgtctcagcaggttggatgattcAGTGAATCCTTTTCcacacagagagcaggagaacggcctctccccggagTGAACTCGCCGGTGCTTCCATAGGCTGGATGAATTtgggaatcccttcccacactcagagcaggagaatggcctctctccagtatGAACACGTCGGTGTGCCCGCAGGCTGgttgaccgagtgaatcccttcccacacacggagcaagtgaatggtctctctccgGTGTGCGCTATCTGGTGTCGCAGAAGGTTGGttaaccgagtgaatcccttctcacacacggggcaagtgaatggcctctccccagtgtgaacaacACTGTGGTTCTGCAGGGTGGATGattcactgaatcccttcccacagacgGAGCatatgaatggcctctccccagtgtgaacacgCTGGTGCAACCGCAGGtgtgatgactgagtgaatcccttgccacacacggagcaggtgaacggcctctccccggtgtgaactcgcttgtgTGTAACCAGATGCGATGAGTGATTGAATCCCTTGCCACActgagagcaggtgaatggcctctcccccgtGTGAATGCGTCGATGAATTTCGAGTGCAGATGGGGAACGGAATCTCTTCCCACAGtctccacatttccatggtttctctatGGTGCAGGTGTCCTTGTGTCTCTGCATGTTCACCAGTCAGCTGAAGCCTCATCTGTATACAGAATGTGTGTACAGCCTCTCTCCGCTGTGAATGGTGCAATGTTTTTTCAGGCTGTATAACTGGTTAGAGCTCTCTCCACAGTCAGTCCACTGAAACAGTCGCACTCAggggtgcgtgtctctgtgctttTCCATTCACATTGATGTTTAAAAATGTCAGAAAGAGTCAGAGCGTCGATGAGTTTCTAGCTTTGATGGGGAAatcaatcccttcccacagtccccacatttccacggtttctcaaAGGACCTGATGTGCTTGTGTCTCTCCAGGCTGGACAATCAGCTGAAGCTTTGTTCACAAGCAGAACACATGAATGATTTTTCCctgctgtgaatggtgtgattttTATTCAGTCTGTGTAACTGATTAAaattctttccacagtcagtgcactggagcGCTCTCATTCGAGTCTTGGTGCTTTATCAGTCAtactgatgtttgaaatctttttcCACAGACAGAATAGACAAATGTTTACCCTTCCTCATTCAAAGGCCAGTGATATTCAGGTTCTGCTGAATCAAGTGACAGtgaaatcctccccttctaacctCCTGTAAAATGAGTTTACAGAAGTTATCACTGTAAATACAGgatattttcttttattcatttatgggatgtgggcttcgccggctgggccagcatttattgcccatccctagttgctcttgaggtggtggtaagctgccttcttcaaccgctgcagtccttgtggtattAAACATATAAATTCAGAACAGAgaattctagtttctatggaacaCTTTTCCCTCTCATTCCTCCAAATCTATaaatctctgtcccacacacacctctccctctctgctcattGTTCCAGATTCAGTGTCCAGTCTCCTACTTATTCTTTTCTCCTCTCCAgattctctctcctcctgtccttAAACTGGTGACTCAGGCTGTGGATCAATTCCACTCCTTCACTCTAATTCTACCAAATACTTTGCTTCAAAACAACAAATTACCTTCATTGACTTTAGCAGTGATGTTAAATGAACGGAAATAACCATCTTTTCCCAATTGGGCCTCTGGTTCAGTTTGGTGCCGCAGAGAAGCCGGAAGTGGTGGATGGTGATTCCAGACCAATAGGAAGGGAGGGGGCGGGAACTGGAGGATCGAGTGggagctgctggccctccaaCCAATCGGAGTGAATGGGGGCGGGGCACTAACCGCACTCTCGAGCGCATGCGTGTTATGGTGCAGATATTGGAGCATGCGCATTGCGGGTGCTGGACGATGTCCTGTTGAATCTGTGGGggagatgaaaacaaaaaactgcggccaaaacaaaaccagaattacctggaaaaactcagcaggtctggcagcattgagttctcttgaagggtcatgaggactcgaaacgtcaactcttcttctccgccgatgctgccagacctgctgagtttccaggtaattctgtttttgttctgagtaAGTCCCTCAATTCACCAGGCCCTGGGTATCAACTGCATCTGATTGTGGAAGGACAAACAGGGCTGCCTGCTCTGTTTGTGGTAAGTGTGACCCCTGTGTGACTGCACTGATGAGTTTCCAGCTCTGATGGGTAACTGAAAAACtttccacagtccccacatttccagcttctctcCAGTGTGACTGCGCTGGTTTTGTGTTCGGGCAGAAGggctgaagcctcgtccacacacacagaacacgtaTATGGTTTATCCAGGCT
Above is a window of Carcharodon carcharias isolate sCarCar2 chromosome 27, sCarCar2.pri, whole genome shotgun sequence DNA encoding:
- the LOC121270625 gene encoding zinc finger protein 239-like, whose product is MQRHKDTCTIEKPWKCGDCGKRFRSPSALEIHRRIHTGERPFTCSQCGKGFNHSSHLVTHKRVHTGERPFTCSVCGKGFTQSSHLRLHQRVHTGERPFICSVCGKGFSESSTLQNHSVVHTGERPFTCPVCEKGFTRLTNLLRHQIAHTGERPFTCSVCGKGFTRSTSLRAHRRVHTGERPFSCSECGKGFPNSSSLWKHRRVHSGERPFSCSLCGKGFTESSNLLRHQRVHTGERPFTCSECEKEFADTSSLRKHRRLHTEERDRSPALSVRKDSRSHPTC